From the Halorhabdus utahensis DSM 12940 genome, one window contains:
- a CDS encoding helicase-related protein, with amino-acid sequence MTDTTFSSGQQVILNGTSAEVIQTRTVGDIEYLRAYIDGEGVKTVCLDDVDIQPHQTGLETLSGQQLDDLHPDHEAVSAQWFDLHTQATKLKLAHEQGQLLSISNSLVRLEPYQLACVNWVMQKLRQRALIGDDVGLGKTIEAGLILKELSARNRADRVLFVVPAHLQKKWIRDMDRFFDVDLTVADRAWVEGERRRLGEEANIWNQDQQQLVTSMAFLRQEEFRSALRDAFWDVVVVDEAHKAAKRGDSPSKTANMVETVAGNSDSLLLLSATPHDGKGEAFRSLVEYIDPFLVAENRELSQETVDRVMIRRGKTDIYDDDGERIFPDREVNSVSVSMTHDERQFYRAVTDYVKNVYNRSEKLNEPAVGFAMALMQKRLVSSVGAIHATLRRRLNDLLDEQTATDELSEEAEAYLDGEDLDEDDKQRAEDEIAGLTVASNDEQLQEEIDTLRDLVSLAEDLPVDSKAQKVRRFISQLLEEQPDEKLLLFTEYRDTLDYLLDFVQDEPWAEEILVIHGDVDKEERARIEDEFNHGQSRLLFATDAASEGIDLQHSCHIMANYELPWNPNRLEQRIGRIHRYGQDREVKVWNFLFDDTRESEIFEMLQTKVEEIRSKLGNTADVLGILDDIDVDSLIMESIQNDEPPSATKEELEDLIEERQRTLEEWYERSLVDTSTFDAESRRQIQEVVDESEDVYGSAGDIREFFEQAVEAFGGEFEKRGTNLYQAELPEDIRPPDEDATFGPFTFDREFAMEHEEITFVAPDTDVLQRLMARVLEFDRGDVGLKLLPFVDTPGVTYNYRVAFEDGTGEAIREETIPVFVDAEQRDAQQGLGERVVEGETVSAKPGVDDIRTVVDAEDELREAADRYVSARVNEIKSDLSSKRHEETARELENLNEYAQSERERIESFIEEYERKSEAGSDMDIAIRGQRERLEKLEERIETRRQELKRREQVISLAPEVENYCLTLPL; translated from the coding sequence ATGACGGACACGACATTCTCTTCCGGCCAACAAGTGATTCTCAACGGCACGTCCGCGGAGGTCATCCAGACGCGGACAGTTGGTGACATCGAGTATCTTCGAGCATACATCGACGGCGAGGGCGTCAAGACGGTCTGTCTGGACGACGTCGATATCCAGCCACACCAAACCGGGCTGGAGACCCTCTCCGGGCAGCAACTCGATGATCTTCATCCGGATCACGAGGCCGTATCTGCCCAGTGGTTCGACCTCCACACGCAGGCGACGAAGCTGAAGCTCGCCCACGAGCAGGGACAGTTGCTGAGCATTTCCAACTCGCTCGTCCGGCTGGAACCCTACCAGCTGGCGTGCGTCAATTGGGTGATGCAGAAACTCCGACAGCGTGCGCTCATCGGGGACGACGTCGGTCTCGGGAAGACCATCGAGGCGGGGCTCATCCTCAAAGAATTGAGTGCCCGAAACCGGGCCGACCGCGTCCTCTTCGTCGTCCCTGCCCACCTCCAGAAGAAGTGGATCCGGGATATGGATCGCTTCTTCGACGTGGATCTCACCGTCGCTGACCGGGCGTGGGTCGAAGGCGAGCGTCGGCGTCTCGGAGAGGAGGCCAATATCTGGAATCAAGACCAGCAGCAACTCGTCACCAGTATGGCCTTCCTGCGGCAAGAGGAGTTCCGGTCGGCGCTCCGAGACGCGTTCTGGGATGTCGTCGTGGTCGACGAGGCCCACAAGGCCGCGAAGCGGGGCGACTCCCCGAGCAAGACGGCGAACATGGTCGAGACTGTTGCGGGCAACTCCGACTCACTCCTCCTCCTCAGTGCGACGCCTCACGACGGGAAGGGAGAGGCATTCCGGTCGCTCGTCGAGTACATCGACCCCTTCCTCGTCGCCGAGAACCGCGAGCTCTCGCAGGAGACAGTCGACCGTGTGATGATCCGACGCGGCAAGACGGACATCTACGACGACGACGGCGAGCGCATCTTCCCCGACCGGGAGGTCAACTCTGTCTCCGTCTCGATGACCCACGACGAACGGCAGTTCTACCGCGCCGTCACGGACTACGTCAAGAACGTCTACAATCGCTCTGAGAAGCTGAACGAGCCCGCGGTCGGGTTCGCGATGGCGCTCATGCAGAAGCGGCTGGTCAGCAGCGTCGGCGCGATTCACGCCACGCTCCGCCGGCGGCTGAACGATTTGCTCGATGAACAGACGGCGACGGACGAACTCTCCGAGGAGGCCGAGGCCTACCTCGACGGCGAGGATCTGGACGAGGACGACAAGCAGCGAGCGGAAGACGAGATTGCCGGGCTGACCGTCGCCAGCAACGATGAACAACTCCAAGAGGAGATCGACACGCTCCGCGATCTCGTCTCACTCGCCGAAGACCTGCCCGTCGACTCGAAGGCCCAGAAGGTACGGCGGTTCATCAGCCAACTCCTCGAAGAGCAACCAGACGAGAAGCTCCTGCTGTTCACCGAGTACCGGGATACGCTCGACTACCTCCTCGACTTCGTACAGGACGAGCCGTGGGCCGAAGAGATTCTGGTCATCCACGGTGACGTCGACAAAGAGGAGCGGGCCCGCATCGAAGACGAGTTCAATCACGGCCAGTCGCGACTGCTGTTCGCGACCGACGCGGCGAGCGAGGGGATCGACCTCCAGCATAGCTGCCACATTATGGCGAACTACGAGTTGCCGTGGAATCCCAACCGGCTCGAACAGCGCATCGGCCGGATCCACCGCTACGGGCAGGACAGGGAGGTCAAGGTCTGGAACTTCCTCTTTGATGACACTCGTGAGAGTGAAATCTTCGAGATGCTCCAGACCAAAGTCGAAGAGATTCGCTCGAAGCTCGGCAACACGGCGGACGTGCTCGGAATCCTCGACGACATCGACGTGGACTCGCTCATTATGGAGTCCATCCAGAACGACGAGCCGCCGAGCGCAACCAAGGAGGAACTCGAGGACCTGATCGAGGAGCGCCAGCGCACGCTCGAAGAGTGGTACGAACGGAGTCTCGTCGACACCAGCACGTTCGACGCGGAGAGCCGCCGGCAGATACAGGAGGTCGTCGACGAGTCCGAAGACGTCTACGGGAGTGCCGGTGACATTCGGGAGTTCTTCGAGCAGGCAGTCGAGGCCTTCGGCGGCGAGTTCGAGAAGCGCGGCACCAATCTCTATCAGGCCGAATTACCCGAGGACATCCGACCCCCGGATGAGGATGCGACCTTCGGCCCGTTCACGTTCGACCGCGAATTTGCGATGGAGCACGAGGAAATCACGTTCGTAGCGCCCGACACGGACGTCCTCCAGCGACTCATGGCACGCGTGCTGGAGTTCGATCGGGGAGATGTCGGCCTCAAACTCCTCCCGTTCGTCGACACGCCGGGAGTTACCTACAATTATCGCGTAGCGTTCGAGGATGGCACCGGAGAGGCAATCCGGGAGGAGACAATCCCCGTCTTCGTCGACGCGGAGCAACGGGATGCCCAACAAGGGCTCGGTGAGCGCGTCGTCGAGGGCGAGACGGTGTCTGCGAAACCAGGGGTGGATGACATCCGGACAGTAGTGGACGCCGAAGACGAACTTCGTGAAGCCGCCGACCGCTATGTGAGTGCTCGGGTGAACGAGATCAAGTCCGACCTCAGTTCCAAACGCCACGAAGAGACTGCCCGGGAACTCGAAAACCTCAACGAGTACGCACAGTCCGAACGCGAGCGCATCGAGTCCTTTATCGAGGAGTACGAACGCAAGTCCGAGGCCGGCTCGGATATGGACATCGCGATCCGGGGCCAGCGTGAGCGTCTCGAAAAACTCGAAGAGCGAATCGAGACGCGTCGCCAAGAGCTGAAACGTCGGGAGCAGGTCATCTCGCTGGCGCCCGAGGTCGAGAACTACTGTTTGACACTACCACTCTGA
- a CDS encoding UvrD-helicase domain-containing protein → MTEPTPNARQRELIEAIEGIHVVDAGAGTGKTFAITRRYANLLSEGYEPDDVLLVTFTNNAATEMKERVVARCDYSMSALRDAPISTFHSFCHDLLLEYGADAPSYLGIDDQITQSTQLLENEVIEADRFRTFLSQFVDAHPEHEAVFRVLNDPTALLELIRELAAKGVFPTVDGWYRDGAAALDGDFGAFEELFAEANAPNEGANGATQSNLRTSLSGFERDRCFLPDAPSEDELREGYPSIDDRWAEEAFVEDREALTEFIHDVYVEYIQFAVRRNYLNFSFLQLFAFVQLCEDHALRESIAFEQVMVDEFQDTSEIQFKLTLLLAGTDNLCVVGDWKQSIYGFQYAAVENIRSFERRLRAYKRELNGEHERVAFPIEEVTTIPLRRNYRSTQSILDLSRHALTVPATGSESVDRTVEDIDGLEAATDRDHSTIAAFTSASEHEAILDRIETIVGNDDYAVDENGDLRTPRYDDIAVLTRTRRFGRELQTTADEFGVPVAYEGGVKLFETDQAILLLAWLRILADEDSRRGWAVVLERAGYTLAEVEQILDEHTYPDAMDAFRDRLAAMESIGAIARQVFERYGFEDAYASSLVALLQDVSDGTTRNLGGMIRFIERSLDAEATHEIDDNPGGDSITVQTIHAAKGLEHPIVIVANINRYSFPPAGGGDDRIRFEDPIGLRQTKLSSTAHGQPHLYDNWRYRVLSACLGRDYDEERRLLYVAMTRAQDHLLFSAGAEPSPLFENLPLEPESVEPDLEESRIDRTEQTRLQVSIPEPDVPAGQSPHALMDDRVFEDRDDGRGIEFGNRVHEFAEQYADGEAVEPASDDERRVRDFIDELEGELHVEEDAYLPVSVGEQEVTISGVIDLLHVTGDRVEIVDYKTDRTRDAETEYRKQLSVYYHVVRQLYPDREIEPSLFYSGKGTVVAIDPLSMESLSDLVKIERESNRSDQGENPTIR, encoded by the coding sequence ATGACTGAGCCCACGCCGAACGCCCGGCAGCGCGAATTGATTGAGGCGATCGAGGGGATTCACGTCGTCGACGCCGGCGCGGGGACGGGCAAGACGTTCGCGATCACGCGTCGGTATGCGAACCTACTGAGTGAGGGGTACGAGCCTGACGACGTGCTGCTGGTCACGTTCACGAACAACGCCGCCACCGAGATGAAAGAGCGCGTCGTCGCGCGGTGTGACTACTCGATGTCTGCGCTCCGGGACGCACCGATCAGCACGTTCCACAGCTTCTGTCACGACCTGCTCCTCGAATACGGGGCCGACGCGCCCTCGTACCTCGGCATCGACGACCAGATCACCCAATCGACGCAGCTGCTCGAAAACGAGGTCATCGAGGCCGATCGCTTTCGGACCTTCCTCTCGCAGTTCGTCGACGCCCATCCCGAACACGAGGCCGTGTTCCGGGTGCTCAACGATCCGACCGCCCTGCTCGAGTTGATCAGGGAACTCGCCGCGAAGGGCGTCTTCCCCACTGTTGACGGGTGGTATCGCGATGGTGCGGCCGCTCTGGACGGCGATTTCGGGGCCTTCGAGGAGTTGTTTGCCGAGGCGAACGCACCAAACGAGGGAGCGAACGGAGCCACACAGTCGAACCTTCGCACCTCCCTGAGCGGGTTCGAGCGCGATCGCTGCTTCCTCCCGGACGCCCCCAGCGAGGACGAGTTGCGAGAGGGCTATCCCTCGATCGACGACCGGTGGGCGGAGGAAGCGTTCGTGGAGGACCGCGAGGCGCTGACGGAGTTCATCCACGACGTGTACGTCGAGTATATCCAGTTCGCGGTCCGGCGGAACTACCTCAACTTCAGCTTCCTCCAGCTATTCGCTTTCGTCCAATTGTGTGAGGATCACGCGCTCCGGGAGTCGATCGCCTTCGAGCAGGTGATGGTCGACGAGTTCCAGGACACCAGCGAGATCCAGTTCAAGCTCACACTCTTGCTCGCCGGGACCGACAACCTCTGTGTCGTTGGCGACTGGAAACAGTCGATCTACGGGTTTCAGTACGCCGCCGTCGAGAACATTCGCTCGTTCGAACGACGACTCCGGGCGTACAAACGCGAACTCAACGGCGAGCACGAACGCGTCGCCTTCCCCATCGAGGAGGTAACCACGATCCCATTGCGGCGGAACTACCGCTCGACGCAGTCGATTCTGGACCTCTCGCGGCACGCCCTGACGGTGCCCGCGACGGGTAGCGAGTCGGTCGACCGAACCGTCGAGGATATCGACGGCCTCGAGGCGGCGACCGATCGGGACCACTCGACGATCGCGGCGTTCACGAGTGCGAGCGAACACGAGGCGATCCTCGATCGGATCGAGACGATCGTCGGCAACGACGACTACGCGGTTGACGAGAACGGCGACCTTCGCACGCCACGCTACGACGACATCGCGGTCCTCACCCGAACGCGACGCTTCGGGCGGGAGTTACAGACCACGGCCGACGAGTTCGGCGTCCCGGTCGCCTACGAGGGCGGCGTGAAGCTCTTCGAGACCGATCAGGCGATCCTGCTGCTTGCATGGCTCCGGATTCTCGCCGACGAGGACTCGCGACGTGGCTGGGCGGTCGTCCTCGAACGGGCGGGCTACACGCTCGCAGAGGTCGAGCAGATTCTCGACGAGCACACGTATCCCGACGCGATGGACGCGTTTCGCGACCGACTCGCGGCGATGGAGTCGATCGGTGCGATCGCCCGGCAGGTCTTCGAGCGCTACGGATTTGAGGACGCCTACGCGAGTTCGCTCGTCGCCCTCCTGCAGGATGTCTCGGACGGGACGACGCGGAATCTCGGCGGGATGATCCGCTTCATCGAGCGGAGTCTGGACGCTGAGGCGACCCACGAGATCGACGACAACCCGGGCGGGGACTCGATCACCGTCCAGACGATCCACGCGGCCAAGGGGCTGGAACACCCGATCGTGATCGTCGCGAATATCAACCGGTACAGTTTCCCGCCAGCGGGCGGCGGCGACGATCGGATTCGCTTCGAGGATCCGATCGGCCTGCGCCAGACGAAACTGTCTTCGACAGCCCACGGTCAGCCCCACCTCTACGACAACTGGCGGTATCGCGTGCTGTCGGCGTGTCTGGGTCGTGACTACGACGAGGAGCGCCGTCTGCTCTACGTCGCGATGACGCGAGCGCAGGATCACCTGCTCTTTTCGGCGGGCGCGGAGCCGAGTCCGCTGTTCGAGAATTTGCCGCTGGAACCCGAATCCGTCGAGCCGGACCTTGAAGAGTCCAGGATCGATCGGACCGAACAGACGCGATTGCAGGTGTCGATCCCGGAGCCCGACGTGCCGGCTGGCCAGTCACCACACGCACTGATGGACGATCGCGTGTTCGAGGATCGCGACGACGGTCGTGGGATCGAGTTCGGGAATCGAGTTCACGAGTTCGCCGAACAGTATGCCGACGGCGAGGCTGTCGAGCCTGCGAGTGATGACGAACGGCGAGTTCGAGACTTCATCGATGAGCTGGAGGGAGAGCTGCACGTCGAAGAGGACGCGTACCTGCCGGTGTCGGTCGGCGAGCAGGAAGTGACTATCTCCGGCGTGATCGACTTGCTTCACGTGACTGGCGATCGTGTCGAGATCGTCGACTACAAGACCGACCGTACCCGGGACGCCGAAACCGAGTATCGCAAACAGCTAAGCGTCTACTATCATGTCGTCCGACAGCTGTATCCCGATCGAGAGATTGAACCGAGTCTCTTTTATTCTGGTAAAGGTACTGTCGTAGCCATCGATCCACTCTCGATGGAATCTCTCTCGGATCTGGTTAAAATCGAACGAGAATCAAATAGGAGCGATCAGGGAGAGAATCCTACTATTCGATAG